GGACCATCCCCACCTTCGGCCTGTTCATCTCCTCGTTCCGGCCGGAGGACGAGATCAAGAGCAGCGGGTGGTGGAACTTCTTCACCAACCCGTCGTTCACCCTGGAGAACTACCAGGAGGTGCTGTTCGGGCGCTCCTCGTCGTCGGGGCAGCTCGCCAGCTACTTCATCAACTCGCTGGCGATCACCATCCCGTCGGTGCTCTTCCCGCTCGCCTTCGCGGCCCTCGCCGCGTACGCGCTGGCCTGGATCAACTTCCGGGGCCGGGACTGGATGTACATCGCGATCTTCGCGCTGCAGATCGTGCCGCTGCAGATGGCCCTCGTGCCGCTGCTGAAGTTCTTCTCCACCGGCGTCACCATCGGCGGGATCACCGTCATGCCGGCCTGGGACCTGGTCGACGAACAGAAGTTCGCGCAGGTGTGGTTCGCGCACACCTGCTTCGCGCTGCCGTTCGCCGTCTTCCTGCTGCACAACTTCATCTCGCAGCTGCCCGGGGAGCTGATGGAGTCGGCCCGGGTCGACGGGGCCACCCACCCGAAGATCTTCCGCTCGATCGTGCTGCCGCTGATCACCCCGGCGCTGGCCGCGTTCGGCATCTTCCAGTTCCTCTGGGTCTGGAACGACCTGCTGGTCGCGCTGATCTTCGCCGGTGGCGGCAACGAGACCGCTCCGCTCACCGTCCGGCTGGCCGAGATGGCCGGCACCCGGGGCAACGAGTGGCAGCGGCTCACCGCCGGCGCGTTCGTCTCGATCGTCGTACCGATGATCGTCTTCCTGTCCCTCCAGCGCTTCTTCGTGCGCGGCCTGCTCGCCGGCAGCGTCAAGGGCTGAGGCGTCTCCGCCGCCGCCGGGCCAACCGGCGGCGGCGGAGCCGGGCGGAGCGGGGGATAGCGTGACGAAGATCGACGATGTCGCACGCCTGGCCGGGGTCTCCACCGCCACCGTCTCCCGGGCGTTGCGCGGGCTGCCGACGGTCTCGGCCGCGACCCGGCGCCGGGTGCTCGCGGCGGCCGAGCAACTGGAGTACGCCGTCTCGCCGAGCGCCTCGCGGCTGGCCGGCGGGCGCACCGGCACGGTCGCCGTCGTGGTCCCCCGGATCACCCGGTGGTTCTTCGGCACCGTCGTCGAGGCGGTCGAGGACATCCTCCAGCAGGCCGGCTACGACCTGCTGCTCTACAACCTCGGCGGGCGGGAGCAGGTCCGGCAGCGGGTGCTGCGCACCGCCAACCTGCACAAGCGCGTCGACGCGATCATGCTGGTCGCCACGCCGCTGCGGCCCGCCGACCTGACCGCCCTGACGAAGCTGAAGCTGCCCGGGGTGACCATCAGCTCCGGCACGGTGGTGCCCGGCTGGCCCTGCGTACGCATCGACGACGTGGGCGTCGCGTGGACCGCCACCCGGCACCTGCTCGACCTGGGGCACCGGCGGATCGCCCACATCTCCGGCGACCCGGACGACGAACTGGCCTACACCACCCACCTCGACCGGCGGCGCGGCTACCGGCAGGCGCTGCGCGACGCCGGGATGGTCCCCGATCCCGGCCTCGACGTGGAGTCGCAGTTCACCATCAGCGGCGGTACGCGGGCCACCGAGGAACTGCTCCGGCGCGGCGACCCGCCGACGGCGATCTTCGCGGCCTGCGACGAGATGGCGATGGGGGCGATGACCGCGCTGCGCGACGCCGGCCTGCGGGTGCCGCAGGACGTCAGCGTGATCGGCGTCGACGACCACGACCTGGCCAGCGTCCTCGGGCTGAGCACGATCGCCCAGCCGGCGGCGGAGCAGGGCCGGCTCGCCACCCGGATCCTGCTCGACCCGCTGCACGGCCGGGCCCTGCCGCCGGGGAGCAACCCCTATCTCGACACGCCGGGGTCACCGGTGATCCTGCCCACTCGGCTGATCGTGCGTGAATCGACCGCACCGCCCCGGGCACACTAAACGGAAAAACCGCCGACGCCCGGCAGCATCCGACCGTCCGGCTCGACACACGGGAGAAGGCCCTGAACAGCAACCCGACGCACCACCAGGACACGCCCGCCGGCCCGGCCACCGGTTGGTGGACCAGGGCCACCATCTACCAGGTCTATCCGCGCTCCTTCGCCGACTCCGACGGCGACGGGATCGGCGACCTGCCCGGCATCACCGCCCGCCTGGACCACCTCGTGGAACTGGGCGTGGACGCGCTCTGGCTGTCGCCGTTCTATCCGTCCCCGCAGGCCGACGCCGGGTACGACGTGGCCGACTACCGCGACGTGGACCCCCTCTTCGGCACCCTCGCCGACGCCGACCGGTTGATCGCCGAGGCGCACTCGCGCGGGCTGCGGGTCATCGTCGACCTGGTGCCCAACCACACGTCGTCGGCACACCGGTGGTTCGCCGCGGCGCTCGCCGCCGCCCCCGGCAGCCCGGAGCGCGACCGCTACATCTTCCGCGACGGCCGGGGGCCGGACGGCGCGCAGCCCCCGAACGACTGGCAGAGCGTCTTCGGCGGGCCGGCCTGGACCCGCGTCACCGAGGCCGACGGCCGCCCCGGCCAGTGGTACCTGCACCTGTTCGACTCCGGTCAGCCCGACCTCAACTGGGACAACCCCGAGGTGCGGGAGGAGTTCCTGGAGGTGCTCCGGTTCTGGCTGGACCGCGGCGTCGACGGCTTCCGCGTCGACGTGGCGCACGGCCTGATCAAGCAGGCCGACCTGGCCGACTGGCAGGAGCCGCAGGAGATCCTCTCCGGTCAGGAGATCGACAAGCCGCGCCCGCCGATGTGGGACCAGGAGGGCGTGCACGAGATCTACCGGGACTGGCGGCGCCTGCTGGACGGCTACCCGGACGAGCGGATCCTGGTCGCCGAGGCGTGGGTCGAGCCGGCCGAGCGGCTGGCCCGCTACGTCCGCCCGGACGAGATGCACCAGGCGTTCAACTTCGAGTACCTGCTGGCCGCCTGGACCGCCCCCGCCCAGTACGCGGTGATCACCCGCTCGCTGGAGGCCACCGACGCCGTCGGCGCCCCGACCACCTGGGTGCTGTCCAACCACGACGTGGTCCGGCACGCCTCCCGGTTGGGGCTGCCGATGACCGGCAAGCGGCCCAACGGCATCGGCATCGGCGACCCGCAGCCGGACACCGCGCTCGGCCTGCGCCGGGCCCGGGCGGCCACGCTGCTGATGCTCGCCCTGCCCGGCTCGGCCTATCTCTACCAGGGCGAGGAGCTGGGCCTGCCGGAGCACACCACGATGCCCGACGAGGCCCGGCAGGACCCGACCTGGGCGCGCGGCGGGCACACCGAGCGGGGTCGCGACGGCTGTCGGGTGCCGATCCCGTGGGAGGCCGACGCCCCGTCGTACGGCTTCGGGCCGACCGACGCGAGCTGGCTGCCGCAACCGTCGCTCTGGGCGGAGTACGCCCTGGACCGGCAGCGGGACACGCCCGGCTCGACGTACGAGCTGTACCGGACGGCCCTGCGGCTGCGCCGCGAGCACGGACTCGGCGAGGGCACGCTGGAATGGCTCGCCTCCGGCGACGAGGTGCTCTCGTTCCGCAACGGCGCGCTGACCGTACTGACCAACTTCGGCGACGCCGCCGTGCCGCTGCCCGCCGGGTCCGAGCTGGTGCACGCCAGCGCCCCGTTGGACGCCGACGGCGCCGTGCCCACCGACGTGACGGTCTGGGTCCGCCCGGCCTGACGCGGCAGGAGTCCCTCGGGCAGCGCCACACGCTGCCCGGGGGACCCTCCTCGTGTCCCGGTCGGCCCGTACGCCTACAGGCGCTCGGCGCGGTCGTGCAGCAGGTCCCGCACGTCGCCGATGTCGCCCGGCGAGGTCCGCGAGGCCAGCCAGTACATGACGCCCGTCGGGATGAAGAAGAGCTGGAAGGCCGCCAGCCCGACGGCGTAGTTCAGCGGCGGCGGGAAGGCCGCCCGCAGGCCGTGGAAGGCCACCCCGACCAGCCCGTTGCCGGCCGCCCGGCCGACGCCGTTGACCAGGTTGCCGAGGCTGTAGACGGTGCCCCGGTGCTCCGGCGGGTTGACGTCGGCGATCAGGGCGAACCAGTTCGGCGAGTTGGCCGAGGTGAGCGCCAGCGCCACCACGGCGGTGAGCAGGCTCAGCCCGACCGTCGGCTCGGTGAACACGCTGGCCAGCACCGCCCGCACCACCGAACCGGCGCCGGCGCCGTCCGGCACGTCGATGCGGATCGGCACGAAGAAGAGCACCAGGTAGAACGGCAGCGCCGCGAGGATGCCGACCGCCGCGACCAGCGCCCGGCCCCGGGGCGTACGCCGTTGCAGCGCGTCGCCGACCAGCCCGCCCACGATGGAGAGCACCCCGCCGAGCTGGAACAGCGTGGCGAAGACGCTGCCCACGACCACGGCGGTGGCGGCGGAGTAGCCCTGGTCCTCGGCCCGCTCGGCGAAGAGCACCGGCAGCCAGACCAGCGACCCGAAGGCCGCCTGGGCGGTGAGGCCTTGGAGGATCAGCCAGCGGTTCGTGCGCCGGCCCAGGATCCTCGGCAGGTCCGCCCGGCTGATCCGGTAGTCGTACTCGGCGCCGGTGGCGAGCGCGTCAGCCAGCTCCGGCTCGCTCTGCCCGCGCCGGATGTCGTAGGTGAACAGGTAGGCGAGGGTCGCCGCGAGGCCGACCACGGTCAGCAGCAGGAACGGCCGTCGCCAGTCGGCCGCCCCGAGCAGCCCGCCGACCAGCGTGCCGGCCAGCGTGCCGACGCCCTGGGACAGCCCCCAGAAGCTCATCACCAGCCCTCGGCGGCGGGGCGAGATCAGGTCGGTGACGACCGAGAAGCCGACGGAACCGACCGCGCCCAGCCCGACCGCCGCCACGATCTGCGCGGCCAGGAAGGCGGGATAGTTCACCGCGACCGCGCTGCCGCCCGTGCCGAGCGCCCAGATCAGCGTGCCGACCATCAGCAGCGGCTTGCGGTTCGCGCGGTCACCCACGTACGCCCAGCCCACCGCGGCCACCGCGCTGGCCAGGAAGCTCACGGCGGTGACCAGGCCGAGCAGCCGCTGCGGCACGTCGAAGGCGGCGGAGATGGGCCCGTACAGCGGGGGCACCAGACCGATCGCCACGTTGTCCAGCGAGGCGAGCAGCACGAAGACCACGACGCTGTAGAACCGGTGCGCGGGCGTCCCGCCCCGGGCCCGCGCCGGCCCGCCCCTGGTCAAGGTCATGAGCGGCAGCCAACCAGGATCAGGTCACGAGCGGGTGACGACGCGCGGGCGCGCCGGGGCGCTCAGAGGTAGCCGCCGATCGCGGGCGGGGCGGCGGGCGCGGCCGGCGTGCCCGCCCGCAGCGCGTACAGCTCGGCGAGGGTGGCGCCCTGGGGCGGCACCCCCGCCGCCGTGCCCAGCCACCCGGTCGCCTCCTCGTACGACAGCGGGCCCACCTCGATCCGGGCCAGGCAGCGCCCCGGGCGGACCACCGCCGGGTGCAGCCGGGACAGGTCCTCGTTCGTGGTGATCGCGACGAGCACGTCGCGCCCCTGCCCGAGCAGCCCGTCGGTCAGGTTGAGCAGCCGGGACAGCGCCTGCCCGGCGGCCTGCTTCGCCTCGCCCCGGATCAGCTCGTCGCAGTCCTCCAGGATGAGCAGCCGCCACCGGCGGCCCGTCCCCTGCTCGCCGTCCTCGTCCCCGACCGCCACCTCGGACAGGTACGCCGTGTCCGCGAAGAGCACGTCCGGGTCGAGCACGGCGTCGACCTGGCACCAGTCGTGCCACTGGCGGGCGAGGGCGCGCAGCGCGGTGGTCTTTCCCGTCCCGGGCGCCCCGTGCAGCAGCACCAGTCGGCCGGAGAGGCGCTCCGGGGTGGTCGCCATCAGCTCGTCGAGCGCGCCGCGGGCCGCCGCTGCGTAGTTCGGCCGGATCGCCGCCCACTCCGGCGCGGCGATGGCGCGTACGTCGCGCTGGCTGCCCCGCCGGGGGTTCTGGTGCCAGAAGCCGATCCGGCCGGCGCCCGGATCCTCCGGTTCGGCGGCGCCGTCGACGATCCGGTCGAGGGTCGCGCGACCCACCTCCTCGGAGACCGCCGTGACCGTCACCTCCGCGCCGCGCCCCTTCCAGGTGACCACCCGGGCCGTCCAGCCGTCGCCGGCCAGCAGGCGGGACTTCTGCCGGTTCTCGACCGCCGTGCGCAGCAGCCGCCCGTCCGGGGCGGTCAGCGGCGCGTCGGGGCGCACCCGGGAGAGCCGGACGGTGTGCGACCACGGGTGCCGGCCGGTGACGAAGTCCGCCAGGACGAGCGCGTCGATGACGTCGCAGGGGGTGTCCGCGTCGTCGTACTGGAGCATCGAGGGAATGCCGGTGCCGGGCGCCTCGTCCGCTTCGGGGGTGGTTCGCATCCGTCGATGATCGCGAGCCGGAGCGCGCCCGTACAGTCGTTTACCCCGCCACGGCGTCGACCCGGTCGAGGAAGTGCTCGCGGGCTGCGGCGTACCGCTCCCGGATGGCGGGAACGGGGGCGGCGGCGTACTCCTCGGTGCCGTGGACGGACCACGTGGGGGGCGCCGCGCCGCCCAGGGCGACCCAGGCGGCCTGCCGCGCGGCGCCGTCGGCGACGTACTCGCCGGGCGGCGGGACGACCACCGGCACCCCGAGGACCTGCGGCGCGATCCGGCGTACGGCCGCCGAGCGGGCGCCGCCGCCGACCAGGATCACCCGGCGGACCGTGGCGCCCTGGGCGACGAGCGCGTCGAGACCGTCGGCGAGGGCGCAGAGCAGCCCCTCGACGGCGGCGCGCGCCAGGTGGGCCGCCGTCGAGGTGCGCAGGGTCAGCCCGTGCACGGCCCCGGACGCCAGCGGCCGGTCGGGCGTCCGCTCGCCCTCCAGGTAGGGCACCATGACCAGCCCGTCCGCGCCGGCGGGGGCGGAGAGCGCCAGCGCGGCCAGCTCGTCCAGGTCGACCCGGAGCATCGACGCGGCGGCGTCGAGCACCCGGGCCGCGTTGAGCGTGCATACCAGCGGCAGGAAGCGGCCGGTGGCGTCGGCGAAGCCGGCGACCGCGCCGCTCGCGTCGGCGGCCGGCGCGTCGGCGACGCTGAAGACGGTGCCGGAGGTGCCGATCGAGACGACGACGTCGCCCGGGCCGGCGCCGACGCCGAGCGCGGCGGCGGCGTTGTCCCCGGTGCCGGGGCCGAGCACCGCCCCGTCGGCGGGCAGGCCCCGCAGGGCGTCGGGGCGTACGGCGCCGGCCGGCTCCGCCGGGCCGAGCACCGTCGGCACGTGCGGCCGCCGGCCGAACGCGCGTTCCAGCAGGTCGAGGCGGTAGTCGCCGGTGGCCGGGGACCAGTAGCCGGTGCCGCTGGCGTCGCCCCGGTCGGTGCGCAGCGCCGCCAGTCCCGGCGCGCCGGCCAGCCGCCAGGTCAGCCAGTCGTGCGGCAGGCAGACCGCCGCCACCCGGGCCGCGCGCTCCGGCTCGTGCCGGGCCAGCCAGCGCAGCTTCGTGGCGGTGAAGCTGGCGACCGGCACGCTGCCCACCGCCTCCGCCCAGAAGCGACGGCCGGTCTCCCCGCCGCCGGCCTCCTCGACCAGCTCGGCGGCGGCCCCGGCGGAACGGGTGTCGTTCCACAGCAGCGCGGGCCGGACCACGTCGCCCGCCTCGTCGAGGCAGACCATGCCGTGCTGCTGGCCGGCGACGGAGACCGCCGCCACGTCGGCCAGCCCGCCGGCGGCGTCGACCGCCGCGCCCAGCGCGGCCCACCACGCCGCCGGGTCGACCTCGGTGCCGTCCGGGTGCGGCGCCCGGCCCTGCCGGAGCAGGGCGCCGGTCTCCGCGTCCCGGACGACCACCTTGCAGGACTGGGTCGAGGAGTCGACCCCCGCGACGATCGGCATCGCCGGCGGCCTCAGCGGGCGCCGAGCAGGTGCTCGACGGCGAGCTGGTTGAGCCGGACGAAGCCGAAGCCCTTCGCGGCGGCGGTGTCGACGTCGAACTCCTCGAACGCGGAACGGTCGGCGAGCAGGTCGACGTAGCCCTCTCCCGGCGCCAGCGTCGGCGTGCCCAGGTCGGCGACCCGGCTCGCGGCCAGCGCCTCGGCGACCTCCGGGTCCGCCCGGAACGCCGCCGCCCGCTCCTTGAGCAGGAGGTAGGTGCGCATGTTCGCCTCCGCCGACGCCCAGACGCCGGTCATGTCCTCGGTGCGCGAGGGCTTGTAGTCGAAGTGCCGGGGGCCGTCGTAGGCGGGCACCCCGCCGGGACCGCCGTGCTCCAGCAGGTCGACCAGGGCGAACGCGTTCAGCAGGTCGCCGTGGCCGAAGACGAGGTCCTGGTCGTACTTGACGCCGCGCTGGCCGTTGAGGTCGATGTGGAACAGCTTGCCCTGCCAGAGCGCCTGGGCGATGCCGTGGGCGAAGTTCAGGCCGGCCATCTGCTCGTGCCCCACCTCCGGATTGAGCCCGACCAGCTCGGGGCGGGCCAGGGTGGAGATGAAGGCCAGGGCGTGCCCGACGGTGGGCAGCAGGATGTCGCCGCGCGGCTCGTTCGGCTTGGGCTCGATGGCGAAGCGCAGGTCGTAGCCGGAGTCGACGACGTACTGGCAGAGCAGGTCGACGGCCTCCCGGTAGCGGTCCAGCGCGGCCCGGACGTCCTTGGCGAGGTCGTACTCGGCGCCCTCCCGGCCGCCCCACATCACGAAGGTGCGGGCACCGAGCTCCGCGGCGAGGTCGACGTTGCGCAGCACCTTGCGCAGCGCGTACCGCCGGACGTCGCGGTCGTTGCTGGTGAAGCCGCCGTCCTTGAAGACCGGGTGGGTGAAGAGATTGGTGGTCACCATCGGGACCACCAGGCCGGTCTCGTCGAGCGCCTTGCGGAAGCGGGCCACGTGCCGGTCGCGGGCGGCGGCGTCCGCGCCGAAGGGCACCAGGTCGTCGTCGTGGAACGTGATCCCGTACGCCCCCAGCTCGGCGAGCCGGTGCACCGCCTCGACCGGGTCCAGCTCGGGGCGGGTGGCGTCGCCGAACGGGTCGCGGGCCTGCCAGCCCACCGTCCAGAGGCCGAAGGAGAACTTGTCGGCGGGGGTGGGACGGGGTGCCATGGCAGACCTCCGAGGTGTCGTCCGCTATTTGTTCAGTGGTTGAATTATTTGGTCGGCCTGTGGCAGTGTCAAGGGGTGACCCGACCCGACGCCCCGCCCGGACCGGTGCGGCAGGGCAGCCTGCGCGAGTGGAACCTCGCCGTGGTGCTCGGCCGGATCGCCGCCGCCGACCGCCCGCCCTCCCGGGCCGAGCTGGCCGCCGGCACCGGCCTCACCCGGGCCACCGTCTCGGCCGTGGTGGAGGACCTGCTCGCCGGCCGGTTGGTCGCCGAGTCGGAGCCGACGCCCCGGACGGGCGCGGGACGGCCCTCGCGGGGCCTGGTGCTCGCCACGGACGGCCCGGCCGGGCTCGGCCTGGAGGTCAACGTCGACTACCTGGCCG
The sequence above is drawn from the Micromonospora sp. M71_S20 genome and encodes:
- a CDS encoding carbohydrate ABC transporter permease; amino-acid sequence: MTTATPTVAAGTQKTDGRRTSTAGRVRRRLNSRTATLVSIVIAIVWTIPTFGLFISSFRPEDEIKSSGWWNFFTNPSFTLENYQEVLFGRSSSSGQLASYFINSLAITIPSVLFPLAFAALAAYALAWINFRGRDWMYIAIFALQIVPLQMALVPLLKFFSTGVTIGGITVMPAWDLVDEQKFAQVWFAHTCFALPFAVFLLHNFISQLPGELMESARVDGATHPKIFRSIVLPLITPALAAFGIFQFLWVWNDLLVALIFAGGGNETAPLTVRLAEMAGTRGNEWQRLTAGAFVSIVVPMIVFLSLQRFFVRGLLAGSVKG
- the xylB gene encoding xylulokinase: MPIVAGVDSSTQSCKVVVRDAETGALLRQGRAPHPDGTEVDPAAWWAALGAAVDAAGGLADVAAVSVAGQQHGMVCLDEAGDVVRPALLWNDTRSAGAAAELVEEAGGGETGRRFWAEAVGSVPVASFTATKLRWLARHEPERAARVAAVCLPHDWLTWRLAGAPGLAALRTDRGDASGTGYWSPATGDYRLDLLERAFGRRPHVPTVLGPAEPAGAVRPDALRGLPADGAVLGPGTGDNAAAALGVGAGPGDVVVSIGTSGTVFSVADAPAADASGAVAGFADATGRFLPLVCTLNAARVLDAAASMLRVDLDELAALALSAPAGADGLVMVPYLEGERTPDRPLASGAVHGLTLRTSTAAHLARAAVEGLLCALADGLDALVAQGATVRRVILVGGGARSAAVRRIAPQVLGVPVVVPPPGEYVADGAARQAAWVALGGAAPPTWSVHGTEEYAAAPVPAIRERYAAAREHFLDRVDAVAG
- the xylA gene encoding xylose isomerase → MAPRPTPADKFSFGLWTVGWQARDPFGDATRPELDPVEAVHRLAELGAYGITFHDDDLVPFGADAAARDRHVARFRKALDETGLVVPMVTTNLFTHPVFKDGGFTSNDRDVRRYALRKVLRNVDLAAELGARTFVMWGGREGAEYDLAKDVRAALDRYREAVDLLCQYVVDSGYDLRFAIEPKPNEPRGDILLPTVGHALAFISTLARPELVGLNPEVGHEQMAGLNFAHGIAQALWQGKLFHIDLNGQRGVKYDQDLVFGHGDLLNAFALVDLLEHGGPGGVPAYDGPRHFDYKPSRTEDMTGVWASAEANMRTYLLLKERAAAFRADPEVAEALAASRVADLGTPTLAPGEGYVDLLADRSAFEEFDVDTAAAKGFGFVRLNQLAVEHLLGAR
- a CDS encoding MFS transporter translates to MTLTRGGPARARGGTPAHRFYSVVVFVLLASLDNVAIGLVPPLYGPISAAFDVPQRLLGLVTAVSFLASAVAAVGWAYVGDRANRKPLLMVGTLIWALGTGGSAVAVNYPAFLAAQIVAAVGLGAVGSVGFSVVTDLISPRRRGLVMSFWGLSQGVGTLAGTLVGGLLGAADWRRPFLLLTVVGLAATLAYLFTYDIRRGQSEPELADALATGAEYDYRISRADLPRILGRRTNRWLILQGLTAQAAFGSLVWLPVLFAERAEDQGYSAATAVVVGSVFATLFQLGGVLSIVGGLVGDALQRRTPRGRALVAAVGILAALPFYLVLFFVPIRIDVPDGAGAGSVVRAVLASVFTEPTVGLSLLTAVVALALTSANSPNWFALIADVNPPEHRGTVYSLGNLVNGVGRAAGNGLVGVAFHGLRAAFPPPLNYAVGLAAFQLFFIPTGVMYWLASRTSPGDIGDVRDLLHDRAERL
- a CDS encoding DUF5925 domain-containing protein; this encodes MRTTPEADEAPGTGIPSMLQYDDADTPCDVIDALVLADFVTGRHPWSHTVRLSRVRPDAPLTAPDGRLLRTAVENRQKSRLLAGDGWTARVVTWKGRGAEVTVTAVSEEVGRATLDRIVDGAAEPEDPGAGRIGFWHQNPRRGSQRDVRAIAAPEWAAIRPNYAAAARGALDELMATTPERLSGRLVLLHGAPGTGKTTALRALARQWHDWCQVDAVLDPDVLFADTAYLSEVAVGDEDGEQGTGRRWRLLILEDCDELIRGEAKQAAGQALSRLLNLTDGLLGQGRDVLVAITTNEDLSRLHPAVVRPGRCLARIEVGPLSYEEATGWLGTAAGVPPQGATLAELYALRAGTPAAPAAPPAIGGYL
- a CDS encoding LacI family DNA-binding transcriptional regulator, whose amino-acid sequence is MTKIDDVARLAGVSTATVSRALRGLPTVSAATRRRVLAAAEQLEYAVSPSASRLAGGRTGTVAVVVPRITRWFFGTVVEAVEDILQQAGYDLLLYNLGGREQVRQRVLRTANLHKRVDAIMLVATPLRPADLTALTKLKLPGVTISSGTVVPGWPCVRIDDVGVAWTATRHLLDLGHRRIAHISGDPDDELAYTTHLDRRRGYRQALRDAGMVPDPGLDVESQFTISGGTRATEELLRRGDPPTAIFAACDEMAMGAMTALRDAGLRVPQDVSVIGVDDHDLASVLGLSTIAQPAAEQGRLATRILLDPLHGRALPPGSNPYLDTPGSPVILPTRLIVRESTAPPRAH
- a CDS encoding glycoside hydrolase family 13 protein; amino-acid sequence: MNSNPTHHQDTPAGPATGWWTRATIYQVYPRSFADSDGDGIGDLPGITARLDHLVELGVDALWLSPFYPSPQADAGYDVADYRDVDPLFGTLADADRLIAEAHSRGLRVIVDLVPNHTSSAHRWFAAALAAAPGSPERDRYIFRDGRGPDGAQPPNDWQSVFGGPAWTRVTEADGRPGQWYLHLFDSGQPDLNWDNPEVREEFLEVLRFWLDRGVDGFRVDVAHGLIKQADLADWQEPQEILSGQEIDKPRPPMWDQEGVHEIYRDWRRLLDGYPDERILVAEAWVEPAERLARYVRPDEMHQAFNFEYLLAAWTAPAQYAVITRSLEATDAVGAPTTWVLSNHDVVRHASRLGLPMTGKRPNGIGIGDPQPDTALGLRRARAATLLMLALPGSAYLYQGEELGLPEHTTMPDEARQDPTWARGGHTERGRDGCRVPIPWEADAPSYGFGPTDASWLPQPSLWAEYALDRQRDTPGSTYELYRTALRLRREHGLGEGTLEWLASGDEVLSFRNGALTVLTNFGDAAVPLPAGSELVHASAPLDADGAVPTDVTVWVRPA